A single window of Ovis canadensis isolate MfBH-ARS-UI-01 breed Bighorn chromosome 17, ARS-UI_OviCan_v2, whole genome shotgun sequence DNA harbors:
- the MTFP1 gene encoding mitochondrial fission process protein 1 isoform X1: protein MSEPPSRGAERDLFRDTWVRYLGYANEVGEAFRSLVPAAVVWLSYGVSSSYVLADAIDKGKKARDVPGPEAGRSSRVTVAVVDTFVWQALASVAIPGFTINRVCAASLYILSSATRWPLAVRKWTTTALGLLAIPVIIHPIDRSVDFLLDSSLRKLYPSVEKPSSS, encoded by the exons ATGTCCGAGCCGCCCTCGCGGGGGGCCGAGCGCGACCTTTTCCGGGACACGTGGGTGCGGTACCTGG GCTACGCCAATGAGGTGGGGGAGGCCTTCCGCTCCCTGGTGCCAGCAGCTGTCGTGTGGTTGAGCTACGGCGTGTCCAGCTCCTACGTGCTGGCCGATGCCATTGACAAGGGCAAGAAAGCCAGAGAT GTACCGGGCCCTGAGGCAGGCCGCAGCAGCAGGGTGACCGTGGCCGTGGTGGACACCTTTGTGTGGCAGGCTCTGGCCTCTGTGGCCATCCCAGGCTTCACTATCAACCGCGTGTGTGCGGCCTCCCTCTACATCCTGAGCTCTGCCACCCGCTGGCCTCTGGCCGTCCGCAAGTGGACCACCACCGCGCTGGGGCTGCTCGCCATCCCCGTCATCATCCACCCCATCGACAG GTCGGTGGACTTCCTCCTGGACTCGAGCCTGCGCAAGCTCTACCCCTCGGTGGAGAAGCCCAGCTCCTCCTGA
- the SEC14L2 gene encoding SEC14-like protein 2 isoform X2: protein MSGRVGDLSPKQKEALAKFRENVQDVLPALPNPDDYFLLRWLRARNFNLQKSEAMLRKHVEFRKQKDIDNIMSWQPPEVVQQYLSGGMCGYDLEGSPIWYDIIGPLDAKGLLLSASKQDLFKTKMRDCELLLQECVRQSEKMGKKIETTTLIYDCEGLGLKHLWKPAVEAYGEFLCMFEENYPETLKRLFIVKAPKLFPVAYNLVKPFLSEDTRKKIQVLGANWKEVLLKYISPDQLPVEYGGTMTDPDGNPKCKSKINYGGDIPKKYYVRDRVKQQYEHSVQISRGSSHQVEYEILFPGCVLRWQFMSDGSDIGFGIFLKTKMGERQRAGEMKEVLPNQRYNAHLVPEDGTLTCSDPGI from the exons ATGAGCGGCAGGGTCGGCGACCTGAGCCCCAAGCAGAAGGAGGCGCTGGCCAAG TTTCGGGAGAATGTCCAGGATGTGCTGCCCGCCCTGCCGAATCCAGATGACTATTTTCTCCTGCGCTGGCTCCGag CAAGAAACTTCAACCTGCAGAAATCCGAGGCCATGCTCCGGAAG CACGTGGAGTTCCGGAAGCAAAAGGACATTGACAACATCATGAGCTGGCAGCCTCCAGAG GTGGTCCAGCAGTACCTGTCAGGGGGCATGTGCGGCTACGACTTGGAAGGCTCCCCCATCTGGTACGACATCATTGGTCCCCTGGACGCCAAGGGCCTGCTCCTCTCGGCCAGCAAGCAGGACTTGTTCAAGACCAAGATGCGGGACTGCGAGCTGCTGCTGCAGGAATGTGTCCGCCAGAGCGAAAAG ATGGGGAAGAAGATAGAGACCACCACCCTGATCTATGACTGCGAGGGCCTGGGTCTCAAGCATCTCTGGAAGCCAGCCGTGGAGGCCTATGGAGAG TTTCTTTGCATGTTTGAGGAAAATTATCCCGAAACGCTGAAGCGTCTTTTTATTGTTAAAG CCCCCAAGCTGTTCCCTGTGGCCTACAATCTCGTCAAACCCTTCCTGAGTGAGGACACTCGTAAGAAGATCCAGGTCCTGGGAG CAAACTGGAAGGAGGTTTTGCTGAAATATATCAGCCCCGACCAGTTGCCTGTGGAGTACGGGGGCACCATGACTGACCCTGATGGAAATCCCAAATGTAAATCCAAG ATCAACTACGGGGGTGACATCCCCAAGAAGTATTACGTGCGGGACCGGGTGAAGCAGCAGTATGAGCACAGCGTGCAGATTTCCCGGGGCTCCTCCCACCAAGTGGAGTACGAGATCCTCTTCCCGGGCTGTGTCCTCAG GTGGCAGTTCATGTCGGATGGTTCGGACATTGGTTTTGGGATTTTCCTGAAGACCAAGATGGGGGAACGGCAGCGGGCTGGGGAGATGAAGGAGGTGCTGCCCAACCAGAGGTACAACGCTCATCTGGTGCCCGAGGATGGGACCCTCACCTGCAGCGATCCTGGCATCT aa
- the SEC14L2 gene encoding SEC14-like protein 2 isoform X1, whose translation MSGRVGDLSPKQKEALAKFRENVQDVLPALPNPDDYFLLRWLRARNFNLQKSEAMLRKHVEFRKQKDIDNIMSWQPPEVVQQYLSGGMCGYDLEGSPIWYDIIGPLDAKGLLLSASKQDLFKTKMRDCELLLQECVRQSEKMGKKIETTTLIYDCEGLGLKHLWKPAVEAYGEFLCMFEENYPETLKRLFIVKAPKLFPVAYNLVKPFLSEDTRKKIQVLGANWKEVLLKYISPDQLPVEYGGTMTDPDGNPKCKSKINYGGDIPKKYYVRDRVKQQYEHSVQISRGSSHQVEYEILFPGCVLRWQFMSDGSDIGFGIFLKTKMGERQRAGEMKEVLPNQRYNAHLVPEDGTLTCSDPGIYVLRFDNTYSFIHAKKVSFTVEVLLPDKASEEKMQQLGAVTPK comes from the exons ATGAGCGGCAGGGTCGGCGACCTGAGCCCCAAGCAGAAGGAGGCGCTGGCCAAG TTTCGGGAGAATGTCCAGGATGTGCTGCCCGCCCTGCCGAATCCAGATGACTATTTTCTCCTGCGCTGGCTCCGag CAAGAAACTTCAACCTGCAGAAATCCGAGGCCATGCTCCGGAAG CACGTGGAGTTCCGGAAGCAAAAGGACATTGACAACATCATGAGCTGGCAGCCTCCAGAG GTGGTCCAGCAGTACCTGTCAGGGGGCATGTGCGGCTACGACTTGGAAGGCTCCCCCATCTGGTACGACATCATTGGTCCCCTGGACGCCAAGGGCCTGCTCCTCTCGGCCAGCAAGCAGGACTTGTTCAAGACCAAGATGCGGGACTGCGAGCTGCTGCTGCAGGAATGTGTCCGCCAGAGCGAAAAG ATGGGGAAGAAGATAGAGACCACCACCCTGATCTATGACTGCGAGGGCCTGGGTCTCAAGCATCTCTGGAAGCCAGCCGTGGAGGCCTATGGAGAG TTTCTTTGCATGTTTGAGGAAAATTATCCCGAAACGCTGAAGCGTCTTTTTATTGTTAAAG CCCCCAAGCTGTTCCCTGTGGCCTACAATCTCGTCAAACCCTTCCTGAGTGAGGACACTCGTAAGAAGATCCAGGTCCTGGGAG CAAACTGGAAGGAGGTTTTGCTGAAATATATCAGCCCCGACCAGTTGCCTGTGGAGTACGGGGGCACCATGACTGACCCTGATGGAAATCCCAAATGTAAATCCAAG ATCAACTACGGGGGTGACATCCCCAAGAAGTATTACGTGCGGGACCGGGTGAAGCAGCAGTATGAGCACAGCGTGCAGATTTCCCGGGGCTCCTCCCACCAAGTGGAGTACGAGATCCTCTTCCCGGGCTGTGTCCTCAG GTGGCAGTTCATGTCGGATGGTTCGGACATTGGTTTTGGGATTTTCCTGAAGACCAAGATGGGGGAACGGCAGCGGGCTGGGGAGATGAAGGAGGTGCTGCCCAACCAGAGGTACAACGCTCATCTGGTGCCCGAGGATGGGACCCTCACCTGCAGCGATCCTGGCATCT ATGTCCTGCGGTTTGACAACACCTACAGTTTCATTCACGCAAAGAAGGTCAGTTTCACTGTGGAGGTCCTGCTTCCAGACAAAGCCTCAGAAGAGAAGATGCAACAGCTGGGGGCGGTCACCCCAAAGTAA
- the SEC14L2 gene encoding SEC14-like protein 2 isoform X4 yields the protein MLRKHVEFRKQKDIDNIMSWQPPEVVQQYLSGGMCGYDLEGSPIWYDIIGPLDAKGLLLSASKQDLFKTKMRDCELLLQECVRQSEKMGKKIETTTLIYDCEGLGLKHLWKPAVEAYGEFLCMFEENYPETLKRLFIVKAPKLFPVAYNLVKPFLSEDTRKKIQVLGANWKEVLLKYISPDQLPVEYGGTMTDPDGNPKCKSKINYGGDIPKKYYVRDRVKQQYEHSVQISRGSSHQVEYEILFPGCVLRWQFMSDGSDIGFGIFLKTKMGERQRAGEMKEVLPNQRYNAHLVPEDGTLTCSDPGI from the exons ATGCTCCGGAAG CACGTGGAGTTCCGGAAGCAAAAGGACATTGACAACATCATGAGCTGGCAGCCTCCAGAG GTGGTCCAGCAGTACCTGTCAGGGGGCATGTGCGGCTACGACTTGGAAGGCTCCCCCATCTGGTACGACATCATTGGTCCCCTGGACGCCAAGGGCCTGCTCCTCTCGGCCAGCAAGCAGGACTTGTTCAAGACCAAGATGCGGGACTGCGAGCTGCTGCTGCAGGAATGTGTCCGCCAGAGCGAAAAG ATGGGGAAGAAGATAGAGACCACCACCCTGATCTATGACTGCGAGGGCCTGGGTCTCAAGCATCTCTGGAAGCCAGCCGTGGAGGCCTATGGAGAG TTTCTTTGCATGTTTGAGGAAAATTATCCCGAAACGCTGAAGCGTCTTTTTATTGTTAAAG CCCCCAAGCTGTTCCCTGTGGCCTACAATCTCGTCAAACCCTTCCTGAGTGAGGACACTCGTAAGAAGATCCAGGTCCTGGGAG CAAACTGGAAGGAGGTTTTGCTGAAATATATCAGCCCCGACCAGTTGCCTGTGGAGTACGGGGGCACCATGACTGACCCTGATGGAAATCCCAAATGTAAATCCAAG ATCAACTACGGGGGTGACATCCCCAAGAAGTATTACGTGCGGGACCGGGTGAAGCAGCAGTATGAGCACAGCGTGCAGATTTCCCGGGGCTCCTCCCACCAAGTGGAGTACGAGATCCTCTTCCCGGGCTGTGTCCTCAG GTGGCAGTTCATGTCGGATGGTTCGGACATTGGTTTTGGGATTTTCCTGAAGACCAAGATGGGGGAACGGCAGCGGGCTGGGGAGATGAAGGAGGTGCTGCCCAACCAGAGGTACAACGCTCATCTGGTGCCCGAGGATGGGACCCTCACCTGCAGCGATCCTGGCATCT aa
- the MTFP1 gene encoding mitochondrial fission process protein 1 isoform X2 — protein MSEPPSRGAERDLFRDTWVRYLGYANEVGEAFRSLVPAAVVWLSYGVSSSYVLADAIDKGKKARDALASVAIPGFTINRVCAASLYILSSATRWPLAVRKWTTTALGLLAIPVIIHPIDRSVDFLLDSSLRKLYPSVEKPSSS, from the exons ATGTCCGAGCCGCCCTCGCGGGGGGCCGAGCGCGACCTTTTCCGGGACACGTGGGTGCGGTACCTGG GCTACGCCAATGAGGTGGGGGAGGCCTTCCGCTCCCTGGTGCCAGCAGCTGTCGTGTGGTTGAGCTACGGCGTGTCCAGCTCCTACGTGCTGGCCGATGCCATTGACAAGGGCAAGAAAGCCAGAGAT GCTCTGGCCTCTGTGGCCATCCCAGGCTTCACTATCAACCGCGTGTGTGCGGCCTCCCTCTACATCCTGAGCTCTGCCACCCGCTGGCCTCTGGCCGTCCGCAAGTGGACCACCACCGCGCTGGGGCTGCTCGCCATCCCCGTCATCATCCACCCCATCGACAG GTCGGTGGACTTCCTCCTGGACTCGAGCCTGCGCAAGCTCTACCCCTCGGTGGAGAAGCCCAGCTCCTCCTGA
- the SEC14L2 gene encoding SEC14-like protein 2 isoform X3 has translation MLRKHVEFRKQKDIDNIMSWQPPEVVQQYLSGGMCGYDLEGSPIWYDIIGPLDAKGLLLSASKQDLFKTKMRDCELLLQECVRQSEKMGKKIETTTLIYDCEGLGLKHLWKPAVEAYGEFLCMFEENYPETLKRLFIVKAPKLFPVAYNLVKPFLSEDTRKKIQVLGANWKEVLLKYISPDQLPVEYGGTMTDPDGNPKCKSKINYGGDIPKKYYVRDRVKQQYEHSVQISRGSSHQVEYEILFPGCVLRWQFMSDGSDIGFGIFLKTKMGERQRAGEMKEVLPNQRYNAHLVPEDGTLTCSDPGIYVLRFDNTYSFIHAKKVSFTVEVLLPDKASEEKMQQLGAVTPK, from the exons ATGCTCCGGAAG CACGTGGAGTTCCGGAAGCAAAAGGACATTGACAACATCATGAGCTGGCAGCCTCCAGAG GTGGTCCAGCAGTACCTGTCAGGGGGCATGTGCGGCTACGACTTGGAAGGCTCCCCCATCTGGTACGACATCATTGGTCCCCTGGACGCCAAGGGCCTGCTCCTCTCGGCCAGCAAGCAGGACTTGTTCAAGACCAAGATGCGGGACTGCGAGCTGCTGCTGCAGGAATGTGTCCGCCAGAGCGAAAAG ATGGGGAAGAAGATAGAGACCACCACCCTGATCTATGACTGCGAGGGCCTGGGTCTCAAGCATCTCTGGAAGCCAGCCGTGGAGGCCTATGGAGAG TTTCTTTGCATGTTTGAGGAAAATTATCCCGAAACGCTGAAGCGTCTTTTTATTGTTAAAG CCCCCAAGCTGTTCCCTGTGGCCTACAATCTCGTCAAACCCTTCCTGAGTGAGGACACTCGTAAGAAGATCCAGGTCCTGGGAG CAAACTGGAAGGAGGTTTTGCTGAAATATATCAGCCCCGACCAGTTGCCTGTGGAGTACGGGGGCACCATGACTGACCCTGATGGAAATCCCAAATGTAAATCCAAG ATCAACTACGGGGGTGACATCCCCAAGAAGTATTACGTGCGGGACCGGGTGAAGCAGCAGTATGAGCACAGCGTGCAGATTTCCCGGGGCTCCTCCCACCAAGTGGAGTACGAGATCCTCTTCCCGGGCTGTGTCCTCAG GTGGCAGTTCATGTCGGATGGTTCGGACATTGGTTTTGGGATTTTCCTGAAGACCAAGATGGGGGAACGGCAGCGGGCTGGGGAGATGAAGGAGGTGCTGCCCAACCAGAGGTACAACGCTCATCTGGTGCCCGAGGATGGGACCCTCACCTGCAGCGATCCTGGCATCT ATGTCCTGCGGTTTGACAACACCTACAGTTTCATTCACGCAAAGAAGGTCAGTTTCACTGTGGAGGTCCTGCTTCCAGACAAAGCCTCAGAAGAGAAGATGCAACAGCTGGGGGCGGTCACCCCAAAGTAA